A region of Etheostoma cragini isolate CJK2018 chromosome 2, CSU_Ecrag_1.0, whole genome shotgun sequence DNA encodes the following proteins:
- the gprin3 gene encoding G protein-regulated inducer of neurite outgrowth 3, which translates to MGTNPKRTVTVQMVPQVAVVDTLGNKESNANWAKEPNLKLSHVSPKPTHTSPDHKQDNSSLTNSPANTTQKTASKGGEPVNSTVSDKPGPTNDNQTKSELGTGGDQLMQDQSLTGQSVGDAGGDQRDSNANVKMLSLAAEKDICKANELSALSASKVDTQTNACRIKGPSAAEEKCAKLTSSAKAAAREDSNKNVSPNNKNLNACEKRHTTSEPQQDNKRIILSPKNKDTAEPQKYQEPDHSRRCSQSSVSLQETPKPHQSKETTTLSGTTPPSMSKDAEAESTYKISCSTLPEKDLLPAKKPTFSSDKHQPVSSQKDPSTLPQATQNMPADGKVSEEASKTDTAVHEEQQHCKLFKEASTMTLSPSSTAVRQCHDMEVQAVANMCSKAVATSPSLLPFTGPRRPSDGAVPREATLSLALVYQEDRGVSTSSTSASTDPRSERLTVEAEMCTNQNAGVVSHSETLSQQQDKRLGAKAKEPGSTVCKTQPVYQINIEHSNPKETEKTGNFQVKTGAQKSSAKTAPAEAPSLPSVTAPETAGATKSGCVDSKAAALSKVTVTSGPSKALPTTTATNTTSKPAVTAKKAESPKQKAKGGGKAPKKEKKSGKQKIEPERKDKDDSQKQKEKGVHDVVWDEQGMTWEVYGASVDPESLGFAIQSHLQCKIKEQERKLIVRTSFRKSVSGVDSPGHSKKNKRRQQNIFRSMLQNVRRPNCCMRRPPSSVLE; encoded by the coding sequence ATGGGAACTAACCCAAAAAGGACAGTGACCGTCCAGATGGTGCCTCAGGTGGCTGTGGTGGACACACTGGGCAATAAGGAGTCTAATGCCAACTGGGCTAAAGAGCCCAACCTCAAACTTTCTCATGTCTCTCCAAAACCCACCCACACATCTCCCGACCACAAACAGGATAACTCATCTCTGACTAATTCTCCCGCTAACACCACCCAAAAAACAGCTTCCAAGGGGGGTGAACCAGTAAACAGCACTGTGTCAGACAAACCAGGACCAACTAATGATAACCAGACAAAGTCTGAGCTTGGGACAGGTGGAGACCAACTGATGCAAGACCAGTCTCTGACAGGCCAAAGTGTGGGTGATGCAGGAGGTGATCAGAGGGATTCTAACGctaatgtgaaaatgttaagCCTGGCTGCTGAAAAGGATATCTGTAAGGCCAATGAGTTGTCTGCTCTTTCAGCGTCTAAGGTCGACACGCAGACCAATGCCTGCAGAATAAAGGGGCCAAGTGCAGCAGAGGAGAAGTGTGCAAAGCTGACATCCTCAGCCAAAGCTGCAGCACGAGAGGAcagcaataaaaatgtttctccaaataataaaaatcttaaTGCCTGTGAAAAAAGGCATACGACATCTGAACCCCAACAGGATAATAAACGGATTATTTTATCTCCCAAAAACAAGGACACAGCTGAACCACAGAAATATCAAGAGCCTGATCATAGTCGTAGATGCTCACAAAGCTCTGTAAGTCTGCAAGAGACTCCCAAACCTCATCAAAGCAAGGAAACTACTACTCTCAGCGGCACTACACCTCCGTCTATGAGCAAAGATGCAGAGGCCGAGTCTACATATAAGATTTCATGTTCAACGCTTCCAGAGAAGGATTTGCTACCAGCAAAGAAACCTACATTCTCCTCAGATAAACATCAGCCAGTGTCCTCACAGAAGGATCCCTCCACTCTGCCCCAGGCTACACAAAACATGCCGGCAGATGGGAAGGTGTCTGAGGAAGCCAGCAAGACCGACACAGCTGTCCATGAAGAGCAGCAGCACTGCAAGCTGTTCAAGGAGGCTTCAACGATGACCTTATCTCCgtcatctactgcagtcaggcAGTGTCATGATATGGAGGTTCAGGCCGTAGCGAACATGTGCAGTAAGGCTGTGGCCACAAGTCCGAGCCTGCTGCCTTTCACCGGGCCTCGCAGGCCAAGCGATGGTGCAGTCCCCAGGGAGGCCACGCTGAGCCTGGCGCTAGTCTACCAGGAGGACAGGGGTGTGAGCACGAGTTCTACATCCGCCTCTACTGATCCGAGGTCAGAGAGACTCACTGTTGAGGCGGAGATGTGCACCAACCAAAATGCTGGCGTAGTTTCCCACTCAGAAACATTGTCCCAGCAGCAAGACAAAAGGCTCGGAGCAAAGGCTAAAGAACCCGGGTCAACTGTGTGCAAAACCCAGCCAGTTTATCAAATCAACATTGAACACAGCAACCCCaaggagacagaaaagacagGCAACTTTCAGGTTAAAACCGGAGCTCAGAAATCTTCAGCCAAAACAGCCCCTGCTGAAGCTCCCTCTCTCCCATCAGTAACAGCCCCAGAGACAGCCGGTGCTACCAAGTCTGGATGTGTTGACAGTAAAGCTGCTGCGCTGTCTAAGGTTACTGTTACAAGCGGGCCCAGCAAGGCCctgccaacaacaacagcaacaaacaccACATCAAAGCCAGCTGTAACTGCAAAAAAGGCTGAAAGTCCAAAACAGAAGGCTAAAGGAGGGGGTAAAGCCCcgaagaaggagaaaaagtcAGGCAAACAGAAGATAGAACCAGAGAGAAAGGATAAAGACGACAGCcagaagcagaaagaaaaggggGTCCATGATGTCGTCTGGGATGAACAAGGGATGACTTGGGAGGTCTACGGTGCTTCTGTGGACCCAGAATCCCTTGGTTTTGCCATTCAGAGCCACCTGCAGTGCAAGATCAAGGAGCAAGAGAGGAAACTGATTGTCCGGACCTCTTTTCGAAAATCAGTCTCTGGTGTCGACTCTCCGGGAcacagcaagaaaaacaaaaggaggcAGCAGAACATTTTCAGGTCAATGCTGCAAAATGTCAGACGGCCCAATTGCTGCATGCGTCGACCTCCCTCCTCCGTCCTCGAGTAG